Proteins encoded together in one Anguilla anguilla isolate fAngAng1 chromosome 9, fAngAng1.pri, whole genome shotgun sequence window:
- the waif2 gene encoding wnt-activated inhibitory factor 2 — MERGKSWVDYYGNKAVRIPKQRYFCWTTVMCALCLLTKADGCPAHCTCRESTGIVTCQSLRERTVPTDLPQWATTLVMRGYNITTLLMDTFSPNGTELELVNLSLSGNNIQIIEAYAFLGLVRLESLDLSHNRLVYIAAEAFGGLHKLHYLCLNDSSLGFAVVQVSDALETVRLRNLKTLELSGNQLTTAPIANLDALNLEVLVLTNNSIQTVGKEDVSSLYRHDNMRVYLASNPFKCDCELEGFYIWLTNSSQCPDASILQCSDPHRKKGIPLEKLRRGDLDCTNTSLETESYVFLSIVLALIGVVFLMVLYLNRKGIKRWLNNIREACRDQMEVYHYRYEQDSDPRLANVAV; from the coding sequence ATGGAAAGGGGAAAGTCCTGGGTTGATTACTATGGTAACAAGGCGGTTCGTATTCCCAAGCAACGGTATTTCTGCTGGACGACAGTGATGTGCGCCCTGTGCTTGTTGACCAAGGCTGATGGCTGCCCAGCGCACTGCACGTGCAGGGAAAGCACCGGGATCGTAACGTGCCAAAGCCTTCGGGAGAGAACGGTACCTACCGATTTACCCCAGTGGGCAACCACATTGGTCATGAGGGGCTACAATATCACAACTTTACTTATGGACACATTTTCGCCCAACGGCACGGAGCTGGAGCTTGTGAATCTTTCCTTGTCGGGAAACAACATCCAGATCATTGAAGCGTACGCTTTCTTGGGACTCGTGCGACTCGAATCGCTGGACTTAAGTCACAACCGATTGGTCTACATCGCCGCCGAAGCTTTCGGCGGTTTGCACAAACTGCATTACCTTTGCCTGAACGACTCTTCTTTGGGTTTCGCAGTCGTGCAGGTGTCAGACGCACTGGAAACAGTGAGATTGCGTAATCTCAAAACACTCGAACTGTCCGGAAATCAATTAACAACTGCGCCCATCGCAAACCTGGACGCTCTGAATTTGGAAGTGCTGGTACTGACCAATAACTCAATCCAAACCGTAGGGAAGGAAGATGTCTCGAGCTTGTACAGGCACGACAACATGCGCGTGTACCTGGCGTCAAACCCTTTCAAGTGCGACTGCGAACTGGAGGGTTTCTACATTTGGCTGACGAACAGTTCGCAGTGCCCCGACGCGAGCATATTACAGTGTTCCGACCCGCACAGAAAAAAGGGAATACCTCTTGAAAAACTCAGGAGGGGGGATTTGGATTGTACAAACACGTCCCTGGAGACAGAATCGTATGTGTTCCTCAGCATTGTCTTAGCACTGATTGGAGTGGTGTTCCTTATGGTTTTATATCTCAATAGGAAAGGCATCAAACGCTGGCTGAACAACATAAGGGAGGCGTGTCGCGATCAAATGGAGGTGTACCATTACCGATACGAGCAGGACTCTGACCCTAGACTAGCGAACGTTGCCGTCTAG